The Spirosoma oryzicola region GTTCCCCGCTGGATTCGCGCTTTATTTTCAACCAGCTGATACAATCAATGTCCCCTACCTGATTTATGTACCCAGCTCATTCAACCGGGCTAAACCCGCTTCCTTGATCATCTATCTTCATGGTGGCGTGGTGAATCAAGATCACTTTGCTTACCGGGACCCTCAAGTAGCTAACGAACCCATATTCAAAGTAGCCCATCGCTACAATGCGCTTGTTCTATATCCCTTTGCCCGAAAAGACTTTGGCTGGGTCGATCAGGAAAATGCTTTCAAGCATGTATTAACCGTGCTTGATCAGGTAAAAAAGCGCTACGCAGTCCCCTTTGACCGTATTTACCTGGGGGGCATGTCCAATGGCGGTACGGCTACTTACTGGTACGCCACCAAACATGCCCATTTATTCTCTGGTTTCTACGCCTTTTCGCCCTGGCCCTCGCTCAAATCATCGCCAACCGATTATGCGAAACTCTCAAGCGGCAAGCCCTTTATGTCGATCAATGCCAAGGATGACACGGTTTTTCCTTATTCAGCAGTAAAAGCCATTTACGACCAGCAACAAAGCAAGGCTAGAGACTGGCGGTTCAAAAGCATAGCTGAAGGAGGGCATGGGTTTATTTATGAACCGGGTGGCCCCCTACTGATGCAGGAAGTGTTCGACGAGTTATTTCGCGAAAAGCACTAGCAAACTATTTTCAGATAATTATTTCCAAGCGTGTTGGCAGCTCTCCTATGGGCGGTATACGCGATAACACGTATATTCTGCTGTATCTTGGCATCGAAATCGTTTCATCTTTATTCGTCAGCCGGATGTCGCTCGCTCATTGCCTTCTGCTCACAACGTGTTTTTTGGTTGTAACAGGTTATTCCGTAATGGCTCAAATGGCCCAAAGGCCCCGAGAATATGGTATTCGATTCGGCGTATTGCCAACGGGGCCGCTCAATGCGATTACCGATGTACCCGGCGTTCGGGTTGGTCAGGTAACGCTTAGCGAAGGGCAAAACATCCGCACGGGGGTAACGGCTATTCTGCCGCACAACGGCAACCAGTTTCAGCAAAAAAGCCCGGCAGCCATTTATATCGGGAATGGTTTTGGAAAGTTGATGGGGTTTAGCCAGGTTGACGAGTTAGGAACGCTCGAAACACCGATTGTACTGACCAATACCTTAAGCGTACCCACCGTAGCCGATGCCCTGATTGATTACACATTAGCGCAACCGGGAAACGAGCAGGTTCGATCCGTCAATCCAATCGTTGGTGAAACAAACGACGGTTCGCTGAACGACATTCGCGGTCGGCACATCACCAAACGCCATGTGCTCGACGCGATCCAGCAGGCCAAAGCCGGACCGGTTACTGAAGGAAATGTCGGAGCCGGGACAGGAACGGTTTGCTTTGGGTTTAAAGGAGGTATCGGTACGGCCTCCCGGAAACTACCTGCATCGTTGGGCGGCTACACGGTTGGGGCACTTGTACAAACCAATTTTGGTGGAGTTTTGCAAATAGCGGGCGTACCGGTTGGCGTTGAACTAGGTCGTTATTCGTTCAAAGAAAAATTGGACGGCTCCTGCATGATGGTCATCCTGACCGACGCGCCGTTGGACGCCCGTAACCTCAAGCGCTTGGCCAAGCGGGCGTTTATGGGTCTGGCGCAAACGGGCGGTATAGCGTCCAACGGCAGCGGTGATTACGTGATTGCCGTATCCACCGCTTACCGTATTCCCCACGAAACGGCTAACCCATTTGACGAGTTAAAAATAGTACGAAACGACAACGTTTCTCCTTTGTTTATGGCAGCCATTGAAGCCACCGAAGAAGCGATTATCAATTCGTTGTTTGCCGCTCAGACCAGTGTTGGCGACCAAGGGCGTACCGTTGAACAATTACCTGTCAACAAAGTCATCGACTTATTGAAAAAGGCTGGACAGATTCGTTGAAATGACTTATCGCCTGCTTTCCGCTACCCGCCATAAGATGCCTGCCAAGCCCGCGAAAGAAAGTGCGCCCAGCAGCATATAGCCCCCTTCACCCAAGGCTCGGCCTAGTGCGGGTTCCAGCGTCAACGAGCTAAGCCCATTGTAAATGGATTCGTTGACAGATAGTAAGGCGACTGCCACGCCGGCCAATGCTCCCCCCGCAACTAGGCCCGTCGCAAAAAGGTTACCCTTGCCCAAATCCGCATCTTCTTCGACAATTCCTTTTCGCTTTGCATTCCAATCAACAATCGCTTTCATCAGACCGCCCACAAAGATCGGCAGCGTTGTGGAGAGCGGTAAGTAAAGTCCGACTGCAAAGGCCAGCGCACTAACGCCACATAGCTCAAATACGAAAGCCATAAACGCACCAACCAGCACAAACTGCCAGTCGAGGTTGAAGGATAGCAATCCTTTGATCAGCGTAGCCATCAGCGTTCCCTGTGGAGCGGGAAATTTGTCAGAGCCAATAGCGTGCGTAATACCCTGAGCCAGCAGATCTGGCGTGGGTGTATCCAAAACCCGTACCGTAGCGCCTACGACCAACGACGATACGATAACACCAATGAATAAGGCCATTTGCTGGTACTTAGGTGTGGCTCCAACCAGATAACCCGTCTTCAAATCCTGCGATGTCCCACCGGCATTAGCAGCCGCCACACAAATCATACTGCCCACGACCAGCACCGCCGGTTCGTACACTTTTCCGGTCAGACCAACGGCAATAAACACGAGAGCCGTGCCCATGATCGTCGCGATGGTCATACCCGAAACTGGCGACGAACTGGACCCAATCAATCCCACGATACGGCTGGCAACCGTCACGAAAAAGAAGCCAAAAACGATAACCAGCACCGCAATTAGTAACTTGGTTAGCAACGAATCGCCCGGAATTTGCGGGAGTACAACCATTAAAGCCGCCAGAATGATACTGCCAATGACAACGATACGAACGCTTAAATCCTGCTCGGTACGCGGAACACGGTTACTTCCGCTTAAGGCGTCTTCGGACTCAATGGCGTTGATCGATGATTTTGAAAAACTTTGCCGAAACGACGAGACAATAGTTGGAATCGTTTTGATAAGCGTCATAAAACCACCCGCTGTCACCGCCCCCGCACCGATTTGACGGATATAGGCCCGGTAGATAGCCGCAGCTGCATCAGAAAACGTATGCGTCGCCGGATTCCAGCCACCTGGTCCACCCGCCGTTTGCAGATTGTCAAGGTAGCCTAATTTTTGAAGCTGTAACGCAATGGTATCACCCGGTACGACCGATGCCAGTAGCGGAATGAGCGCCAGCCAAGCCAGAATCCCTCCTCCAACGAGCACCGCCGAAATACGAAAACCAATAATATAACCGACACCCAGATATTCAGGCGTTATTTCACCCGCCACCTGTGCTGATGGGAAATAGCGGTTAGCTTGCTTCGTCGCCCAGACTGGCACTTCGGCAATCACGTGTAGTACTTTTTGCAACAAGGCGTAGAAGAGAGCGACGCCTAGCCCCTGGTAGGCCGTTTTCGCAAAATCACCACCCTTTTCACCAGCGATGAGCACGGAGGCACAAGCCGTACCTTCCGGATAAGGAAGCGTACCATGCTCCTGCACGATCAGCGACCGGCGTAGAGGAATCATCATCAACGTACCGATCAACCCTCCCAAAATAGCCAGGGTCAGAATAGTCCAGTAGTTAAAAAAATCGGCCCCGCTTCCGCCCGTTAGAAAGAGGAATCCCGGCATGGTAAACACCACCCCCGACGCAATACTTTCGCCCGCCGAGCCGGTCGTTTGAATGATGTTATTTTCGAGGATTGTCGTATTCAGAAACCGACGACCAAGCGAAATAGCCAATACTGCGATTGGAATAGAAGCCGACACCGACAGACCCGCCTTTAGCGATAAATATACAGTTGCTGCCCCAAAAAGAACTCCGAAAACGGCTCCGGTTATGATGGCTTTGAGCGTAAACTCTGCCGGCGATTCAGAAGCGGGGGTGAAAGGATTGTGGGCGGGAATCGGATCAGGGGTCATAAAAAACAATTTTTTTCAAAAAAAGGGAAAAATACCGTTAACCAAAAGAACTTGACAAAGTCGCAGATTTTACAAAACTTTGTCATAGAAAGCAAGCGGGAGTAGCTCAGTTGGTAGAGCGGCAGCTTCCCAAGCTGCAGGCCGTGGGTTCGAGACCCATTTCCCGCTCCATGATTCCGAACTCACCGTCAGGCACTTACGCTTTATTCGTAGGTGCTTTTTTCGTTTAGAGGCTATTCGGCCTTTTCGTTGGAAGGCTTTAGACGCTTGTATTTTTACGACTATGCAGCAAGTACGCCAAGCAATTGAGAAATGGCCCTTAGCGTATAAGTGCCGAACATACTCACCAGGCATTGAGGGCGGTCGATTGCCGATAAGCCAATTAAGTTTCAGTCAAAACTAGCTCACTAAACGGGACAAGGACAGCTATCTTTATAACACTTTGCTGCCCTGAATCGAAAGGTACTTTACTGCTCACCACTTCAGCATTCCTTTCTACGATTATTCGCTTTCATTCGATAAAATGTGGTAAGCGTAGCAAAAAACTATTTACGGAAGGTTGTAATGGCTTCCTCATAAATCCGCACGCCCGGTATCTGCCGTACCCCGTGAGAAATGTCTGCCTTGATAGCGGCCTCATCCAGCTTCCAGTAGCCGTTAGGTATTTGATTGTGATCGACTATCTCATAGGTCCACCTCATCTGAACGCCTTTCGGCTTATCAACAATAGCTACCTCAGGGGTTAGCCAGTTGGTTTGACCAGACTCAGCTAAGGTGGCTTGTTGAGCAGCCTCGGCCTGTTGGTGCTCCCGAATGCGCAACATCTCCTTGTTATAGTGCTCAACAGCGTCTTTCAGCGGCTGCATAGCGGCCATGATCGGTGCCGTCAACTCTTTTTCAAGCTCCATCCAGTCGTGTTTCTGTTTGTCAAGTTCGCGGGTGATCTTCAGCCGTTCAGCCGCTACGAGCTTAATTAGCTCATGCCCCTGAGCCACATGTTTAATCAAGATCTCTTGCTGCTCGGCACTACCGCATATGGCAGGCTGGCGACGCAAAAAAGTCACATAGTCCGTTAAGGTAGCTTGAAGTAGTTCACGACCATTAGAGTCGGTCAGTGACAGGCTTGTATTAGGTTTAGATGGCGTATCCATACCCCTAAAAGCATTCGGGGCTCCTAAATGTTAGAAGGAACATTCTTGATTCGCTTTTGCAGCCTGTTAGATTCTCAGGCACAGGAAACTATGTGAGTCGATAAAGAGAATAAATATATTTTTAGGCTATCACTTTCGTAACTATCGTCTACCAACGGGCAAATGAAATGCCATGATAAGCAACGCCCAGACCTGTAGTGATCCGGGCGACTAGTGAAATTAACAGCTATAGCCTACTTTTTCTTTAGTAACTGTTCAACAAGCTGTTCCAACTTATTTAGCTTTGCTCTCAGTTCTTGATTCACAGTTTGCTGGTGTTGATTAGCCTTCTCCAGTTGAATACTATATAGAGTCAATTCTTCAATCTTCTCCAGGAGCTTAGCGTCCATCTTGGCCGCTTCAATACCCTGCTCGACTACCTCAGCCGCCGACGGTACACCTGGCAGGTGCTGATGCTGTTGAATATAGGTATTCACCTCCAAGAGCGAACGTAGCTTGTAGCCACTCATAAACACTTTATCTGACCAATCGGCTACGCTCTGCACTGAGTACCGGCCTGCGGAGGTCAGAATTAGCTTACCTGTGGCGTCAACGGTGAGTAGCTTGTCAGCCGTGGTGAGTTGAACGGGACTATTGGCGGTGAGTCGACTTATACGAATACCGGATTCATGCTCAATGCCGCTGTTAACGTCTAGACGAGCGGTAGGGGCTGAGGTACCAATACCGACGTTTGCTTCGTTGCCTAATACAACTGCGTTACTTATAGCTACGTGACTGTTTGCGCCGATGGCCGTCGCATTAATCAGATTTTGAGCGATAGCATCAGCTCCGGTGCCCACGTATGTATTGCGTGATCCATTGTCATGGTTGCCTGTGTTAAAGCCGATATAAACATTGTCATCTGAGTCACTGCTGGATGGTCCTGCACCATTGCCTACGAACGTATTGTGGCTACCTGTGATATTGCCCCGGCCTGATGATGTTCCAAAGAAGGTGTTGCCCGTTCCGGATGTATTGGTATGTCCAGATTGATAGCCAACGAAAGTATTGCCATCAACATACGTGTTAAAACCTGCTCTATAACCAACAAATGTATTCTGCACACCATTCTGATTGGCAAAGCCTGTTTTACTACCTACGAATACATTACCAGAAGCATTATTGTAGAAACCTGCTGAATCGCCAACCATGACTATATTATTTCCGTTTCGTCCGAATTCATTAGCATAGGCTCCAACAAATACATTAGAATAGCCTGTCGAGTTATTATAGCCAGTAAAGAAACCAATGGCAACGTTATGGCGACCAGTTGTGTTAGAATAACCCGATTGATAGCCCAAAAATGAATTATAGGCTCCCAATGTGTTTTTATACCCCGACGAGCCGCCTATAAACAAATTGTATGACCCTGTAGAAGTGTTGTAGCCAGCATAACTACCAACAAATGTGTTAATAGCACCAGTCGTATTATTAAAGCCAGCCTCGCTACCGACGAATGTTCCACCTAGACTGCTGGTCGCTTTGTTGCCAGCATTAAAGCCGGTAAAAACATTATGATTACCAATCAAACCAGCACTCCCAGCATTGACCCCTACCATTACATTGCTCTGTCCTGGGTTATCAACAGCGGGCGAATTAATAACTAAGTTATTTTGTGCTTGGAGGCTCAGCGAGAAGAAAACAAGTGAAGAGAGAAATGAGTAAACAGGGTTTTTCATAAAAAACAATTAGATGCCCTAGCGGAGCTAGTAGCAGTGGGTACGACTTGGATTTACTATTGATACCAGGAAGTTGAGTAAGAATATGCCGGACGGTCTTTAAGGTCCCTTCTTGTACCCGCTTCTCTATAAACTTATAGAGAAGCGGGTACAAGAAAGAGCGAAAAAGTATATAGCCAGATCTGCTACTTTAGTCTCTAAACAAACCTACTGACTTAACTGCAACTTAGCGTCGAGGGCATAAATTAGTTGTGATCCGGTCTCAAAGGTTACCCTGCCAGCAGTACCGATGTAACCAGACGACAAAGTAATTCTGTGTTTGATCACTGCCGCATCAGTCGCCGTTGGTACCCGACCACAGGACCAGATAGTGGCATCACTCCATAGTCCATTCTGCAACGTATACATACCCGAGGAGCAATCCGAACCCTGGTATTCGTAAGCACCCATATCAATCCGTCCCGCCTGCAGCCGCTTATTACCGCCTAAATCCAAGCTGCCTACCATAGCCGTTGAACTAGATGGATCGCCAGTGTTGATGCAAGGACTAGAAAGCTTAAGCCGAAAGTCGTTGGTCGCTGGGTCAGCAAACAAAGGATCAGCATTAATATTGCCCATTCCCGTATAGACGCCATTACCCTGAATATTTGAATAGGTGATATCTGGGTAGTTTCTGAAACTGAACACCGCTGGTTCGTTAGCTACTCGGCCCGTGTTTCCCCAAAAAATACAGTTTATTAGCTTGGCTTTTATACTATTTTGGGAGTCGTAAAAATAGATAGCGGAAGCCGACTGAGTGATGTAGTTCTTCGTGAAGGTACAATTAAGTATAATAGGTGTACTAACACCATTATAACCTATTCCGAAATAAGCTGCTCCGGCATAGAAGTATGCTGTATTCTGGTTAAACAAGCAGTTGACCAATGAGGGTTTGCTATTGCCTACGTAGCATGAAGAAAAACTAATCGCTCCACCATCGTACTCGCTCTTATTACGGTTGAACTGACAATTAATAAATATTGGTGCACAGTAACCGTCAAAACCCGCACTTTTGACTGCACCTCCATTTTCATTAAAGGCTGTATTTTGGTCAAACACGCAATTCACAAATGAAGGAGTACTATACCCTGAAACTTCTCCGGTATTGTATACAGCCCCTCCACCCTCAGCCCTGTTTTTCGCGAAAACGCAATTTCGAATTGTTGGATTGCAATAGTTACCGACGCCATCTCCCTTATTCAACATTCCTCCGCCATACCAAGGAAAACCTGAGCCTTCTTGGTTGCCCTGTGTAATAACAAAGCCGTCCAGAATCGCCGTGCTATCAAGCTTAGTATTGCTAATCACATGATAGGTGTTGTCGTCAATAAGTCCTGTGGTACCAATATCACCGCTTAGCGTAGTGCTGCTAGGCTTACTTGGACTGGTGGGAGGACGCTGGTCTGGGGACGACTCAGTGCCGATAAAGCCACCGTAGATAGCTACCCCATTCCGCATCGAAAAGCTAATAGCTCGGTTGGTAGTAGTGGTCGGCTTATACGTACCGGCTGCTACCCAAACCTGACTTCCAGCTTCTAGTGAGCTAAGCCGACTTTGCAACTGAGAGCTAGGTAAGGCATTGGCCCATGAAGAACCGGACAAATTACCCGCTCCCGCTTCAGTGACATAAACAATGGATTGAGCCGACGAAAAGCAAAATGACAAAACAAGAAGACTGGCGAGTAAAAGTCGAGTGAACACCTGAAACACAAGTTTATAGGATTATTACAAACTTAGCCGATGTAAATCGATTAACAATGAACAAATGATAAACCAAACATTTGGTGTATACAAGGAAACGAGACTTTCTTCTTAAGCTTAGAAGACCGCTTCAAGATGTCGCTTCGAGATTTGTCCAGTGTTTTATTGTAAGTTCAGTTGGCGAAGCTAGTAAACTGTTGGACAGCACAAACATGTGCGGAATGGCTGTCTGTCTTGTGTTTGCGCAGTGGCCTCTTAGAAGGCCACTGCCCGGTTTTTGAAAAGATCACATTTCCTTACCTTTTCTAGGAACCCTGGGACGACCTAGATAGTGATCGATATGGTGAGTTAAAACGATTGCCTGCTGGCTTAGCCGCGTCAGATCAATTGTATGCGTCTGCAACTGAATCGGGTTATCAAGCACGTCCACTTCCTGAGACAAACGACGTAGATGGTTATGCATCAACTGTAGATGCTGTTGAGTCTGCTGCTTGATGTGTTCAAGAGTCGAAGATTCCGAACAGTCTTCAGTGTTCAGGTGATGGGTTCGTTTGGCCAGTAAAGCATAACTAAATCGGAACTGTTCAGCTGCCTTAAGCCAAAGATCGAATTGGTGAGAAGTAGTTAGATCAGTGGTTAATAAAGGATCATTTAATAGTGATAAAGGCATAATTGACTCGATTCAGTGTAGTGAATGGGGTACCTACGTATTTTGAACCAGTATCAATTCATATGCCAAATTCTGAAAAGCCCTCTTTATATCGGCTAACCAACCATCTTTTTGATTGAATGGACCACTTAAGCAATATTTTCTCTTGCGCGGAGACATTAAGCCTTTGTTCAGTATAGCTGGCAATCTGTAGCCAGCACGTGGAGGTCCGGAGTACTACAATTCTTAACCTTATCAGTTGAGCAACTTCCTTCTACGGCTTTCGTATTCCTGTTGAGTCAGAGTGCCAGCGTCCAAGGCCGCCTTTAGTTTAATTAACTCCTGAGCAATCTTAGCAGGTAAGGCCGGTGAAGCGGCAGCGGAAGGACGGTACTTGATGGGCGGCAGCAGTTCACCAGCGTTGATGGCACTATCAAGAGCAATGTAATAAGGAGGAAGGGTACCGGGGCTAATTGCGCCATACACACCAAACCCATTCTCCGCGGAGCCTCTTGCTATCAACTCTTTTAGTACTACTTTCTGACCTGAGTACGTGTGGTTTAGCGACTTTTGTGCGTCCGAGTCATCGCTGGCTGAAAGCGTATGAATATAAACGAATCCTTTATCCTCCTTGGAGCCTTGTCCCAGTTGCAACGTATCGCCAGCCGACAGTATCCAGCCAGGAACTTGGGTCTGATAACCTGCTTTAAGTCGTTTAGCATCTGGCTGCTGGGTCCTTGCTTCTTGTTGCGTAACAGGTCGGGGTTTGCCATCCTGCTGAGCCTTGCTAGGTTGTGAAACAAGTAGAAGACAGACCAAGCAGGTCAACGTATACTTGTGAAGGTTGTAAACATGTTGCCTATTGCAGAAGTCGCGAGAGTGCTGAAACAGGCGGCTTTTAGCTAAAGTATGAATCATATTACGTCCAGTAGTGGGGTGTTAGCTCTATAACTCAAGCAGATAAGTTAAGTTTTACGCCTGGCACAATTGATCTATGACTTTGCCTTCTGCTTCACCGGCCAAGGCGGGCAGGTCTCGATTTCAGCCTTTCAGAGAATAAGTCTATCTATTCATCAAGTTCTTATTGGAAGAAGTTTTGCCAGACCGAACCAATTAGTAAACCAAATTGACTACCTGCGCGTTGGCTCTATAATACTTATTACTGCTCACTTATTTATGCAGGCTACTCTTACTGCCAGTGCGCCCGCTGTTCCGACGGGCCTCGTTCGTTTTATCATTGTTGTCACGGCTATTTCAGCGGCCGTTATGGAGCTTATTGACGTAACGATTGTCAATGTGGCCCTCAACGAAATTGCCGGAGCCTTAGGTGCAACCATTGAGGACGTAGCCTGGGTGGTCACCTCCTACGCTATTGCCAATGTCATTATTATACCGATGACGGGTTTTCTGGCTGATTACTTCGGGCGTAAACGGTACTACGTCGCTTCCATCATTCTCTTTACGGTTGCCTCTTACTTCTGCGCCAGTTCGACGAGCTTGTGGCAGTTAGTTTTCTGGCGATTTATTCAAGGTATGGGGGGCGGAGCGTTGCTATCTACCTCGCAGGGTATCATTTTTGACGCTTTCCCGCCAGACAAGCGTGGTGTTGCATCCGGCATATTTGGCATGGGCATCATTCTTGGTCCTACGCTGGGACCCTTCTTAGGTGGGGTCATTGTCGATAACTATCATTGGTCGTATATCTTCTACGTCAACGTACCTATTGGCATTCTGGCGACGGTACTAACCATGCTTTACATCGCTAAAAAGCCCGGTGAAGGTACTCGTAAACACCTGATCAAAATCGACTATGCGGGTATTCTGCTGCTATCAGTGGGCGTCGGTTCACTTCAGTACGTGCTTGAAAAAGGGCAGTCCGACGACTGGTTCGAATCCAAGGCAATTGTGGTGCTTACACTAACGGCCATCCTTGGGCTGGGCGGCTTCGTCTGGCGTCAACTTACTGCTACGCACCCCGTTGTTAATTTGCGCGTGTTGAGCAAGGGGACACTAGGTGTGACCACAATCTTTAGTTTCGTGGCAGGTGTTGGATTATTTACATCGGTCTTTGTGTATCCTGTGCTGGTGCAGCGTATCAACGGGTTTACCCCAACGATGACCGGCATTTCGCTGCTTTGGCCCACGCTGGTAGGTATTCCTTTGTTTCCTTTGATTGGTAAACGGTTGTCCGGGGGAGCTTCACCCTTACCCTTCATTATCATCGGGATGGTTACGTTTGTGGTGTTTGGCTTTTACAGCGGCACTTTGAACGGGCAGGCTAATCAGTGGGACTTTTTTTGGGCGCAGATGATGCGCGTAGTTGGTGTAACCATGCTTCAGCTACCGCTTATCAACCAAGCTGTTGCGGGTTTGCCTCCTCAAGATTTCCCATCGGCTATCGCGCTTAACAATATGATTCGGCAATTAGGAGGAGCCTTTGGTATTGCATTGGCAAACACGTTCGTCGCGCGTGACTACGCCCAGCATCGATACGATCTGGTGGCCAACCTTGACCCGGCTAACCCGCTACTGGCTGAACGACTCAAGCTGATGGGCGGAGCCAGCGACCGGGCTTATAAACTCCTTGATTTGGCGGTTGATAGACAGGCTTACCTGCTGTCGTACCTGGACACATTTCGGCTGGTAGGCATTTTCTTTTTGATTATCCTCCCACTAGTTTACTTCCTGCGAACAAAAAAGAAATCAGCCCAAGAGATTGCCCTAGCGGCAAAAGCGATGTCCGAAGCGCATTAATTGTTAGTCAGCTGACTCATTTGAGTGCATTAAGTTAGGCTCTTGGTTCCTCTACGGCTTGAAGGCTGTAGTCTCAGGAAAATCCAATCCGCAGGTCCATGCTCTACTGTGTCCATTGGCAAGGCCAACGTGTCATAGTACAGTGTGTGCTTGCATCAGTTGAAGACAGGAGGTACAAACTCACAATTACTAGTATGGGACAACGCTTGACGAGCCATTGCCAATTAACACTTAGAGATCAAACTGTATTTTAATATACTCGTATCACTTGGTGCTGAATAGTCCATACTCTCATTGATTTAAGCTTTTGCTGGCTGAACGTGGTTAGCAGGTTAAATCGCTAATCAATTAACTCAGGGGTATGAAAAAGACAATCATCATTGGAGCCATGCTAATAGGCATCGCGACCTTCAGCGCTCAAGCGCAAACAAATGGATCAAATAACAGTGGCAACGGTAGTAGCGGGTCGACATCTCAGCAGGGATCGTCAGCCACTAGCGGTAGTAATAGCAACAGTCAGGGAACTCGTAGCAAGTCCAGTCGGTCTGGTTCGGTCAGTGATGGCTCGACTAACAACGGTAATCGCAGTCACGGTAACCACTCGCTAAACGCCCAAGGCAGTGTATCGCCGTCTAGTCAGGGTGGTTCGTCGGGTAGCGGTGGCCGTAAGGGTAAAGCAACAAAGTCGACTTCAACCAGCTTGAATTAATATACCGAGCTATTTACCGCGAATAAGTGGTTACATGCTCGTTACTGCCCGGGCTGGTACCAGTCCGGGCTTTCAATTCCTAATCCCTTTTTATTCAGTGTCCTCTTTAACGAGCAGAAGTTTGCTGATAGCCCTGCTGCTCATCCTTTTATGAACCGGATGCCACTACGTTTTGAAACTTGTGCTCGTATTATAGTGGGCAACTTCCGCTTACTGGCTAAAACTTCTTGAAAGCGTAGAAAGCAGGCTCCAGGAAATTAGCACCGAAGC contains the following coding sequences:
- a CDS encoding DUF5123 domain-containing protein — translated: MFQVFTRLLLASLLVLSFCFSSAQSIVYVTEAGAGNLSGSSWANALPSSQLQSRLSSLEAGSQVWVAAGTYKPTTTTNRAISFSMRNGVAIYGGFIGTESSPDQRPPTSPSKPSSTTLSGDIGTTGLIDDNTYHVISNTKLDSTAILDGFVITQGNQEGSGFPWYGGGMLNKGDGVGNYCNPTIRNCVFAKNRAEGGGAVYNTGEVSGYSTPSFVNCVFDQNTAFNENGGAVKSAGFDGYCAPIFINCQFNRNKSEYDGGAISFSSCYVGNSKPSLVNCLFNQNTAYFYAGAAYFGIGYNGVSTPIILNCTFTKNYITQSASAIYFYDSQNSIKAKLINCIFWGNTGRVANEPAVFSFRNYPDITYSNIQGNGVYTGMGNINADPLFADPATNDFRLKLSSPCINTGDPSSSTAMVGSLDLGGNKRLQAGRIDMGAYEYQGSDCSSGMYTLQNGLWSDATIWSCGRVPTATDAAVIKHRITLSSGYIGTAGRVTFETGSQLIYALDAKLQLSQ
- a CDS encoding SHOCT domain-containing protein produces the protein MVCLLLVSQPSKAQQDGKPRPVTQQEARTQQPDAKRLKAGYQTQVPGWILSAGDTLQLGQGSKEDKGFVYIHTLSASDDSDAQKSLNHTYSGQKVVLKELIARGSAENGFGVYGAISPGTLPPYYIALDSAINAGELLPPIKYRPSAAASPALPAKIAQELIKLKAALDAGTLTQQEYESRRRKLLN
- a CDS encoding OPT family oligopeptide transporter, with the translated sequence MTPDPIPAHNPFTPASESPAEFTLKAIITGAVFGVLFGAATVYLSLKAGLSVSASIPIAVLAISLGRRFLNTTILENNIIQTTGSAGESIASGVVFTMPGFLFLTGGSGADFFNYWTILTLAILGGLIGTLMMIPLRRSLIVQEHGTLPYPEGTACASVLIAGEKGGDFAKTAYQGLGVALFYALLQKVLHVIAEVPVWATKQANRYFPSAQVAGEITPEYLGVGYIIGFRISAVLVGGGILAWLALIPLLASVVPGDTIALQLQKLGYLDNLQTAGGPGGWNPATHTFSDAAAAIYRAYIRQIGAGAVTAGGFMTLIKTIPTIVSSFRQSFSKSSINAIESEDALSGSNRVPRTEQDLSVRIVVIGSIILAALMVVLPQIPGDSLLTKLLIAVLVIVFGFFFVTVASRIVGLIGSSSSPVSGMTIATIMGTALVFIAVGLTGKVYEPAVLVVGSMICVAAANAGGTSQDLKTGYLVGATPKYQQMALFIGVIVSSLVVGATVRVLDTPTPDLLAQGITHAIGSDKFPAPQGTLMATLIKGLLSFNLDWQFVLVGAFMAFVFELCGVSALAFAVGLYLPLSTTLPIFVGGLMKAIVDWNAKRKGIVEEDADLGKGNLFATGLVAGGALAGVAVALLSVNESIYNGLSSLTLEPALGRALGEGGYMLLGALSFAGLAGILWRVAESRR
- a CDS encoding DHA2 family efflux MFS transporter permease subunit, which codes for MQATLTASAPAVPTGLVRFIIVVTAISAAVMELIDVTIVNVALNEIAGALGATIEDVAWVVTSYAIANVIIIPMTGFLADYFGRKRYYVASIILFTVASYFCASSTSLWQLVFWRFIQGMGGGALLSTSQGIIFDAFPPDKRGVASGIFGMGIILGPTLGPFLGGVIVDNYHWSYIFYVNVPIGILATVLTMLYIAKKPGEGTRKHLIKIDYAGILLLSVGVGSLQYVLEKGQSDDWFESKAIVVLTLTAILGLGGFVWRQLTATHPVVNLRVLSKGTLGVTTIFSFVAGVGLFTSVFVYPVLVQRINGFTPTMTGISLLWPTLVGIPLFPLIGKRLSGGASPLPFIIIGMVTFVVFGFYSGTLNGQANQWDFFWAQMMRVVGVTMLQLPLINQAVAGLPPQDFPSAIALNNMIRQLGGAFGIALANTFVARDYAQHRYDLVANLDPANPLLAERLKLMGGASDRAYKLLDLAVDRQAYLLSYLDTFRLVGIFFLIILPLVYFLRTKKKSAQEIALAAKAMSEAH
- a CDS encoding P1 family peptidase → MAQMAQRPREYGIRFGVLPTGPLNAITDVPGVRVGQVTLSEGQNIRTGVTAILPHNGNQFQQKSPAAIYIGNGFGKLMGFSQVDELGTLETPIVLTNTLSVPTVADALIDYTLAQPGNEQVRSVNPIVGETNDGSLNDIRGRHITKRHVLDAIQQAKAGPVTEGNVGAGTGTVCFGFKGGIGTASRKLPASLGGYTVGALVQTNFGGVLQIAGVPVGVELGRYSFKEKLDGSCMMVILTDAPLDARNLKRLAKRAFMGLAQTGGIASNGSGDYVIAVSTAYRIPHETANPFDELKIVRNDNVSPLFMAAIEATEEAIINSLFAAQTSVGDQGRTVEQLPVNKVIDLLKKAGQIR
- a CDS encoding prolyl oligopeptidase family serine peptidase — encoded protein: MIKTLLGICFCLVVHVLKAQSYEQQIEKAAQAINKKDFCAALLVFKQALTDTTKVNRYDYAYAALAAANCHDQHQALIWLDKSQQKGFGLQDGEIESIAKDSAFSSLHTSAEWGILLTRMQQAKEKDKLAKQIASEQWLESSLRHAQLTESEGGMAKPFPAGFALYFQPADTINVPYLIYVPSSFNRAKPASLIIYLHGGVVNQDHFAYRDPQVANEPIFKVAHRYNALVLYPFARKDFGWVDQENAFKHVLTVLDQVKKRYAVPFDRIYLGGMSNGGTATYWYATKHAHLFSGFYAFSPWPSLKSSPTDYAKLSSGKPFMSINAKDDTVFPYSAVKAIYDQQQSKARDWRFKSIAEGGHGFIYEPGGPLLMQEVFDELFREKH